A single Streptomyces sannanensis DNA region contains:
- a CDS encoding S41 family peptidase: MSDHAYLRYPHLHKDLLCFAAEDDLWVAPLVLAGSRPDRAWRVTVDRTRVSHPRFSPDGSRIAFTTWRSLDPEIHLTPVEGGGPARRLSYWGSTDTRVCGWTPDGHILAVSSHGQPFSHFSWAYKVPTDGSPGGRLPWGPVADIQVADIEGEHRTLLLTGKPPHEPASWKRYRGGATGRMYLHGRRLLPDIGGHLDCPMFVDGRIAFLSDHEGIGNLYSCLPDGSDLVRHTDHDEFYARHASSDGHRVVYQCAGDLWVVDALTPDSEPRKLEVRLGGPRVGLRHYQVPAATNLEALSVDTTGRASAITVRGSLYWLTHRDGPARTIADAPGVRVRLPEMLGTGTQVAYVTDAEGEEAIEIAYLPRASGGRAPRRLAAGRLGRVHEMVSDPDGERLAIASHDGRLLLLDVSEESDGEVTELVRSGNGPVKHLAFSPDGHWLTWSHPFIGRSLRKIRMARISDRTIVDVTNGRFEDENPVFTRDGRYLAFLSWRGFDPVYDVHTGDLSFPLGCRPYLVPLSSATPSPFALLPNGRPAAGGLDPYEEEAAVEGDGTVTVEIEGLENRVTPIPVAASKYSALHPVSGGGLVWLRWPISGALGETFVNPADTSGRPTLEHFDITKARRIELVQHLDHFAVSGDGSRLVVVDDGDLRAVPATDVGDSDSTVYLDLRRIKHEVDPQAEWRQAYDEAGRIIRHYFWEPDMCGLDWKAVLDQYRPLVERVATPDEFADLLREVLGELGTSHAYVSPARRNEGPPHYQRAMGLLGANLVCRDGAWTVLRVLPGESSDSKARSPLAGMGIREGAVLTHVDGRPVDPVTGPYPLLAGAGGTTVELTFRPPGGEGPARRVAVVPLVDERPLRYQDWVAKRRRVVRELSGGKCGYLHIPDMGGSGWAQFNRDVRLEVSRPALIVDVRGNAGGNISELVIEKLTRTILGWDLTRDAQPVSYTSNAPRGPVVALADEATSSDGDMITAAFRLLGLGPVVGQRTWGGVVGMTGRHRLGDGTVITVPMNAAWFDAYGWDIENKGVSPDIESERPPLEWAEGRRTDLETAVRVALDLLARHPAATPPGYSDVPDRRRPKLPPRGRSADNS, from the coding sequence GTGAGCGACCACGCGTATCTCCGCTATCCGCATCTGCACAAGGACCTGCTGTGCTTCGCGGCCGAGGACGACCTGTGGGTCGCACCCCTCGTGCTCGCGGGCAGCCGCCCCGACCGGGCCTGGCGGGTCACCGTCGACCGGACCAGGGTCAGTCACCCCCGCTTCTCCCCCGACGGCAGCCGGATCGCCTTCACCACCTGGCGCAGCCTCGACCCGGAGATCCATCTGACACCCGTCGAGGGCGGCGGCCCGGCCCGGCGACTCAGCTACTGGGGCTCCACCGACACCCGGGTGTGCGGCTGGACACCCGACGGCCACATCCTGGCCGTGTCCTCGCACGGCCAGCCCTTCTCGCACTTCTCCTGGGCCTACAAGGTCCCCACCGACGGCAGCCCCGGCGGACGGCTTCCCTGGGGCCCGGTCGCCGACATCCAGGTCGCCGACATCGAGGGCGAGCACCGTACGCTCCTGCTCACCGGCAAACCGCCGCACGAGCCCGCCTCCTGGAAGCGCTACCGGGGCGGCGCCACGGGACGGATGTACCTGCACGGCCGGCGGCTGCTCCCCGACATCGGCGGCCATCTGGACTGCCCGATGTTCGTGGACGGCCGGATCGCCTTCCTCTCCGACCACGAGGGCATCGGCAATCTGTACTCCTGCCTGCCCGACGGCAGCGATCTCGTCCGTCACACCGACCACGACGAGTTCTACGCCCGGCACGCCTCCAGCGACGGCCACCGCGTGGTCTACCAGTGCGCCGGCGACCTGTGGGTCGTGGACGCCCTCACCCCCGACTCCGAGCCGCGCAAACTGGAAGTGCGCCTCGGCGGGCCGCGCGTCGGGCTACGGCACTACCAGGTCCCGGCCGCGACCAACCTCGAGGCCCTCTCCGTCGACACCACGGGCCGGGCCAGCGCGATCACCGTGCGCGGCAGCCTGTACTGGCTCACCCACCGCGACGGCCCGGCCCGTACGATCGCGGATGCCCCGGGCGTACGGGTACGGCTGCCCGAGATGCTCGGCACCGGCACTCAGGTCGCGTATGTCACGGACGCCGAGGGCGAGGAAGCGATCGAGATCGCGTACCTGCCGCGGGCCAGCGGCGGCCGCGCCCCGCGGCGGCTGGCCGCGGGCCGGCTGGGGCGGGTGCACGAGATGGTGTCCGACCCGGACGGGGAACGCCTGGCGATCGCCTCGCACGACGGACGGCTGCTGCTGCTCGATGTGTCCGAGGAGTCCGACGGCGAGGTCACCGAGCTGGTCCGGTCCGGCAACGGCCCGGTGAAGCACCTCGCCTTCTCCCCCGACGGGCACTGGCTGACCTGGTCGCATCCGTTCATCGGCCGCTCGCTGCGGAAGATCCGGATGGCCAGGATCTCCGACCGTACGATCGTCGACGTCACCAACGGCCGCTTCGAGGACGAGAATCCGGTCTTCACCCGGGACGGCCGCTATCTGGCGTTCCTGTCCTGGCGCGGCTTCGACCCGGTGTACGACGTGCATACCGGCGACCTGTCCTTCCCGCTGGGCTGTCGGCCCTACCTCGTACCGCTGTCCTCCGCCACTCCGTCACCGTTCGCACTGCTGCCGAACGGGCGGCCGGCCGCCGGCGGACTCGACCCGTACGAGGAGGAGGCGGCCGTGGAGGGCGACGGGACGGTGACCGTCGAGATCGAGGGCCTGGAGAACCGGGTCACCCCCATCCCCGTCGCCGCCTCCAAGTACTCCGCGCTGCACCCGGTCAGCGGCGGCGGCCTGGTCTGGCTGCGCTGGCCCATCTCGGGCGCGCTCGGCGAGACCTTCGTCAACCCCGCCGACACCTCGGGCCGGCCGACGCTGGAGCACTTCGACATCACCAAGGCCCGCCGCATCGAACTCGTCCAGCATCTCGACCACTTCGCGGTCAGCGGTGACGGCAGCCGGCTGGTCGTGGTCGACGACGGCGACCTGCGGGCAGTCCCGGCCACGGATGTGGGCGACAGCGACTCGACCGTCTATCTGGACCTGCGCCGCATCAAGCACGAGGTCGACCCGCAGGCCGAATGGCGGCAGGCGTACGACGAGGCGGGCCGCATCATCCGGCACTACTTCTGGGAGCCGGACATGTGCGGCCTCGACTGGAAGGCCGTACTCGACCAGTACCGGCCACTGGTCGAACGGGTCGCCACCCCCGACGAGTTCGCCGATCTGCTCCGCGAGGTTCTCGGCGAGCTGGGCACCTCCCACGCCTACGTCTCCCCCGCCCGCCGCAACGAGGGCCCGCCGCACTACCAGCGTGCGATGGGCCTGCTCGGCGCCAACCTGGTCTGCCGCGACGGCGCCTGGACGGTCCTGCGCGTCCTGCCCGGCGAGTCCTCCGACTCCAAGGCCCGTTCGCCGCTCGCCGGCATGGGCATCAGGGAGGGCGCGGTGCTCACCCATGTCGACGGACGCCCCGTCGACCCGGTGACCGGACCGTATCCGCTGCTGGCCGGCGCGGGCGGCACCACCGTGGAGCTGACCTTCCGGCCGCCCGGGGGCGAGGGACCCGCCCGCCGGGTCGCCGTCGTACCGCTGGTCGACGAGCGGCCGCTGCGCTACCAGGACTGGGTGGCCAAGCGCCGCAGGGTGGTCAGGGAGCTGAGCGGCGGGAAGTGCGGTTATCTGCACATCCCCGACATGGGCGGCTCCGGCTGGGCCCAGTTCAACCGGGACGTACGGCTCGAGGTCTCCCGGCCGGCACTGATCGTCGACGTACGCGGCAACGCGGGCGGCAACATCAGCGAGCTGGTGATCGAGAAGCTGACCCGTACGATCCTGGGCTGGGACCTCACCCGCGACGCCCAGCCCGTCTCGTACACCTCCAACGCACCCCGCGGACCCGTCGTGGCGCTCGCCGACGAGGCGACCTCGTCCGACGGCGACATGATCACCGCCGCCTTCCGGCTGCTCGGTCTCGGCCCGGTGGTCGGCCAGCGCACCTGGGGCGGAGTCGTCGGCATGACCGGCCGGCACCGGCTCGGCGACGGCACGGTCATCACCGTGCCCATGAACGCGGCCTGGTTCGACGCCTACGGCTGGGACATCGAGAACAAGGGCGTGTCCCCGGACATCGAGTCGGAACGGCCCCCGCTGGAATGGGCCGAGGGACGCCGCACCGACCTGGAGACCGCGGTACGGGTCGCCCTCGACCTGCTGGCACGCCATCCGGCGGCAACCCCGCCCGGCTACTCGGACGTTCCGGACCGGCGCCGCCCGAAGCTCCCGCCGCGCGGCCGGTCCGCCGACAACAGCTGA